In Phormidium yuhuli AB48, one genomic interval encodes:
- the mgtE gene encoding magnesium transporter: MVQSQDIEQPISSRRELRELVRSQLQTFLEQGQLQEAKLLLVPVQAVDVADVIGELPEKLHAIAFRLLPKDEATEVYEYLDRSVQQSLLQDFKNQEIRDLVEQMSPDDRARLFDELPAKVVRQLLPNLSPTEREATSLLLGYQPDTAGRIMTPEYISLKEHLTVSAALERIRHLAEVTETVYALYVTDAARHLTGILSLRDLVVAQPEQTIGEILTRDAVFVHTDTDQEDVARVIQRYDFLAVPVVDSEQRLVGIVTVDDVIDVFERETTEDIYALGGVQSDGENYFQMSLFRVSRQRVSWLLILLVTNVLTSAVIRANEGVLSQLVSLAMFIPLLIGTGGNVGTQSSTVIIRGLNIDKIQTGGAWRLIRREAIAGLMLGTMLGLLVAVGAYLLQGNLIVALSAGSSLIVIAMLASTSGAALPILFKSLGFDPALMSAPFITTCVDVLGVLTYFTIARILLGVLPLEMSLG, translated from the coding sequence TTGGTACAAAGTCAAGATATAGAACAACCCATTTCATCGCGGCGGGAGTTGCGGGAGTTGGTGCGATCGCAGCTACAAACTTTTCTGGAACAGGGACAGCTTCAAGAAGCGAAACTCCTACTCGTCCCGGTTCAAGCGGTCGATGTGGCTGACGTGATTGGAGAACTCCCGGAAAAACTCCATGCGATCGCCTTCCGACTGCTCCCCAAAGACGAAGCCACCGAAGTTTACGAATATCTCGATCGCAGCGTCCAGCAATCCCTACTGCAAGACTTCAAAAATCAGGAGATTCGCGATTTAGTCGAGCAGATGTCCCCCGATGACCGGGCCCGTCTCTTTGACGAACTCCCCGCTAAAGTCGTGCGTCAACTGCTCCCCAACCTCAGCCCCACGGAACGGGAAGCCACGTCACTGCTGCTAGGCTATCAACCGGACACGGCGGGGCGCATCATGACCCCAGAATACATCTCCCTTAAGGAGCATCTAACGGTCAGTGCCGCCCTAGAGCGCATTCGTCATCTGGCGGAGGTCACGGAAACAGTTTATGCTCTCTATGTCACCGATGCGGCCCGTCATCTTACGGGAATCCTCTCCCTGCGGGACTTAGTCGTCGCTCAGCCGGAGCAAACCATCGGCGAGATTCTGACCCGGGATGCCGTCTTTGTCCATACGGATACAGACCAGGAAGACGTAGCTCGCGTCATCCAGCGTTACGATTTCCTGGCGGTTCCCGTGGTGGATAGTGAACAGCGGCTGGTGGGGATTGTCACCGTTGATGATGTGATTGATGTCTTCGAGCGGGAAACGACGGAAGATATCTATGCTTTAGGGGGTGTCCAGTCTGACGGTGAAAACTATTTCCAGATGAGCCTGTTTCGGGTCTCCCGTCAGCGGGTGTCCTGGTTGCTGATTTTATTGGTGACCAATGTCTTGACAAGTGCAGTTATTCGTGCTAACGAGGGAGTCTTAAGCCAACTGGTGAGCTTAGCCATGTTTATTCCTCTCCTGATTGGGACTGGGGGGAATGTGGGAACCCAGTCCTCGACGGTGATTATTCGCGGTCTGAATATCGATAAAATCCAGACTGGGGGAGCTTGGCGCTTGATTCGTCGGGAAGCGATCGCTGGGTTGATGTTAGGGACTATGTTGGGTCTTTTGGTGGCGGTGGGGGCTTATCTCCTGCAAGGGAATCTGATTGTGGCTCTGTCGGCTGGGTCTAGCCTGATTGTCATTGCCATGTTGGCCTCGACCTCCGGGGCGGCCTTGCCGATTCTCTTTAAGTCCCTCGGCTTTGACCCGGCGTTGATGTCAGCGCCTTTTATTACCACCTGTGTCGATGTGTTGGGGGTTCTGACCTATTTCACCATTGCCCGGATTTTACTGGGGGTCTTGCCCTTAGAAATGAGTCTGGGTTAA